The Microbacterium luteum genome includes a region encoding these proteins:
- the yidC gene encoding membrane protein insertase YidC: protein MDLLSFASSATETSGGGGFDLIGTILWPLKWLVELVLVAWHWLFTAMGLPAAEGLTWVLSIVGLVIVVRSAMIPLFVRQIKSQRKMMEIAPELRKVQEKYKGKRDQLSREAMSRETMALYKKHGTTPVSSCLPLLVQMPVFFALFSVLNDVTRHAQAGIGGVGLLNAELTQEFYDAKLFGVASLHETLIDAINSGNTTAIIILVTLVVLMIASQFFTQLQIISKNLSPEAKTGQAYQMQKIMLYVLPFAFVFSGVFFPLGVVIYWFVSNLWTMGQQFLVIREMPTPGSDAAKAREERLARKGKAIDSSGKVVSMEKYQAEQQRLVEEAERAKAAQPKRQQPVGKQRAKKQAQKQSGPSGGNGPSGNAKS from the coding sequence ATGGATCTTCTGAGCTTCGCTTCGTCGGCGACCGAGACATCGGGCGGCGGTGGTTTCGATCTGATCGGCACCATCCTCTGGCCCCTGAAGTGGCTGGTCGAGCTCGTGCTCGTCGCCTGGCACTGGCTGTTCACCGCGATGGGCCTGCCGGCAGCCGAGGGTCTCACGTGGGTGCTCTCGATCGTCGGTCTCGTGATCGTCGTGCGCTCGGCGATGATTCCGCTGTTCGTGCGGCAGATCAAGAGCCAGCGGAAGATGATGGAAATCGCCCCTGAACTGCGAAAAGTTCAGGAGAAGTACAAGGGAAAGCGCGATCAGCTCTCGCGGGAGGCGATGAGCCGGGAGACGATGGCGCTGTACAAGAAGCACGGCACCACTCCGGTGTCGAGCTGTCTGCCGCTCCTGGTGCAGATGCCGGTGTTCTTCGCGCTGTTCAGCGTGCTGAACGACGTCACACGGCACGCACAGGCCGGCATCGGCGGTGTGGGCCTGCTCAATGCGGAGCTGACACAGGAGTTCTACGACGCGAAGCTCTTCGGCGTCGCATCGCTCCACGAGACCCTGATCGACGCCATCAACTCGGGCAACACCACGGCGATCATCATCCTGGTGACCCTCGTGGTGCTCATGATCGCCTCGCAGTTCTTCACACAGCTCCAGATCATCTCGAAGAACCTCTCCCCCGAAGCCAAGACCGGCCAGGCGTACCAGATGCAGAAGATCATGCTGTACGTGCTGCCGTTCGCGTTCGTCTTCTCGGGCGTGTTCTTCCCGCTCGGTGTCGTCATCTACTGGTTCGTGTCGAACCTGTGGACGATGGGGCAGCAGTTCCTCGTCATCCGAGAGATGCCCACCCCCGGGTCGGACGCGGCGAAGGCCCGCGAGGAGCGGCTGGCCCGCAAGGGCAAGGCCATCGACTCCTCCGGCAAGGTGGTGTCGATGGAGAAGTACCAGGCGGAGCAGCAGCGTCTCGTCGAGGAGGCCGAGCGGGCCAAGGCCGCACAGCCCAAGCGGCAGCAGCCGGTCGGCAAGCAGCGGGCGAAGAAGCAGGCGCAGAAGCAGTCCGGACCGTCGGGCGGCAACGGCCCATCGGGTAACGCGAAGTCCTGA
- a CDS encoding ParA family protein, whose amino-acid sequence MKQPDESAAESPFSFDDTPLARELADLSARRRTLASVDISLSGNTRVITVSNQKGGVGKTTSTVNLAAALASMGARVLVIDLDPQGNASTALGVPHDSDTPSVYDVLIDDFPIADIVQNSPESPNLFCAPSTIHLAGAEIELVSQVAREHRLKTALDTYLAELTERLDFVIIDCPPSLGLLTINAFTAAQELLIPIQCEYYALEGLSQLLGTVRMIQKHLNTALYLSTIMLTMYDGRTRLAQQVAEEVREHFPREVLRTMIPRSVRVSEAPSFGQTVIAYDGQSAGAVAYREAAVEIIGRDKDSSVSIEGTP is encoded by the coding sequence GTGAAACAGCCCGATGAATCGGCCGCGGAATCCCCTTTCTCGTTCGACGACACTCCTCTCGCGCGCGAACTAGCTGATCTGTCCGCGCGCCGCCGCACTCTCGCGAGCGTCGACATCTCCCTGAGTGGCAACACCCGTGTGATCACGGTGTCGAACCAGAAGGGCGGGGTGGGCAAGACCACCAGCACCGTGAACCTGGCGGCGGCTCTCGCATCTATGGGGGCTCGCGTGCTCGTCATCGACCTCGACCCGCAGGGAAACGCGTCGACAGCTCTCGGCGTTCCCCATGACTCCGACACGCCGAGCGTCTACGACGTGCTCATCGACGACTTCCCCATCGCCGATATCGTGCAGAACAGCCCGGAGTCACCGAACCTCTTCTGCGCCCCCAGCACCATCCATCTCGCGGGCGCCGAGATCGAACTCGTCTCGCAGGTCGCGCGAGAGCATCGTCTCAAGACGGCGCTGGACACGTATCTGGCCGAACTCACCGAGCGACTCGACTTCGTCATCATCGACTGCCCACCGTCGCTCGGTCTGCTCACCATCAACGCCTTCACCGCTGCGCAGGAGCTCCTCATCCCGATCCAGTGCGAGTACTACGCACTCGAGGGTCTCAGCCAGCTGCTCGGCACGGTGCGGATGATCCAGAAGCACCTCAACACGGCGCTGTACCTCTCGACGATCATGCTGACGATGTACGACGGCCGCACACGCCTCGCGCAGCAGGTGGCGGAGGAAGTGCGGGAACACTTTCCCCGCGAGGTCCTGCGGACGATGATCCCGCGCTCGGTGCGCGTCTCGGAGGCGCCGAGCTTCGGCCAGACCGTCATCGCTTACGATGGACAGTCGGCCGGCGCCGTCGCCTACCGCGAAGCCGCGGTCGAGATCATCGGGCGAGACAAAGACAGTTCGGTATCGATCGAAGGGACACCCTGA
- a CDS encoding protein jag, translating into MSSNSDTATTSAPDRSPATVEQLEQEGDVAADFIEELLDIADIDGDLGLDVRAGRAYVSVEAEEEDAVRVLSAPDTVQALQELTRIAVQNKTGRFSRLILDIGGSRDARQTQLEQLVDRAVERLDEGASQASLPSMSSYERKLVHDIVAERGLVSESYGEGADRHTVIRRH; encoded by the coding sequence ATGAGCAGCAACTCCGACACCGCCACCACGTCCGCTCCGGACCGCTCCCCCGCGACGGTCGAGCAGCTCGAGCAGGAGGGTGACGTCGCCGCAGACTTCATCGAGGAGCTCCTCGACATCGCCGACATCGACGGCGACCTCGGACTCGACGTACGGGCCGGGCGAGCATACGTCTCTGTCGAGGCTGAGGAAGAGGATGCCGTGCGCGTTCTGTCTGCGCCGGACACGGTGCAGGCTCTTCAGGAGCTGACGCGCATCGCGGTACAGAACAAGACAGGTCGGTTCTCCCGTCTCATCCTCGACATCGGCGGCTCCCGCGACGCGCGCCAGACGCAGCTGGAGCAGCTCGTGGATCGCGCTGTCGAGCGCCTGGATGAAGGTGCCTCACAGGCGTCCCTTCCCTCGATGTCCAGCTACGAGCGCAAGCTGGTGCACGACATCGTCGCGGAGCGCGGGCTGGTCTCGGAGTCGTACGGTGAGGGAGCGGACCGTCATACGGTCATCCGTCGCCACTGA
- the trxA gene encoding thioredoxin has translation MTAKATTSATFEQDVLQADGPVLVDFWAEWCGPCRMVSPVLDEIQSENSDKITVLKLNVDENPDLAMKYQITSIPAMKVFQGGEVKSTIIGAKPKFALEQDLAEFLR, from the coding sequence ATGACCGCCAAGGCGACCACGTCGGCGACCTTTGAGCAGGATGTCCTGCAGGCCGACGGCCCCGTGCTCGTGGACTTCTGGGCTGAGTGGTGCGGCCCGTGTCGCATGGTCTCGCCCGTGCTCGACGAGATCCAGTCGGAGAACTCCGACAAGATCACCGTGCTGAAGCTGAATGTCGACGAGAACCCCGACCTCGCGATGAAGTACCAGATCACGTCCATCCCCGCGATGAAGGTCTTCCAGGGCGGCGAGGTCAAGTCGACCATCATCGGCGCGAAGCCCAAGTTCGCTCTCGAGCAGGATCTCGCAGAGTTCCTCAGGTGA
- a CDS encoding GIY-YIG nuclease family protein, producing MPYMYILECADRSFYVGSTRDLDLRVAQHNFGEGAEYTFHRRPVRLVYFEEYERMDDAFLREKQVQGWGRAKRIALITGHVSALSALSKKSRFAGRDAAGEQEVAGA from the coding sequence ATGCCATACATGTACATCCTCGAATGCGCGGATCGCTCCTTCTACGTAGGGAGTACCCGTGACCTCGACCTGCGAGTCGCTCAGCACAACTTCGGGGAAGGCGCGGAGTACACATTCCACCGTCGCCCGGTGCGGTTGGTGTACTTCGAGGAATACGAACGGATGGATGATGCCTTCCTCCGCGAGAAGCAGGTGCAGGGCTGGGGTCGCGCGAAGCGCATCGCCCTGATCACCGGCCACGTGTCAGCGCTTTCTGCGCTGAGCAAGAAGAGTCGGTTCGCGGGTCGAGATGCCGCTGGCGAACAAGAGGTGGCTGGCGCGTGA
- the trxB gene encoding thioredoxin-disulfide reductase, whose translation MRQVIIIGSGPAGYTAAIYAARANLEPLVVASSVEAGGELMNTTEVENFPGFPEGIQGPELMAKMQEQAEKFGAEVLYDDVVDLDVAGRSKKVTLGSGKSFEADSIVFATGSAPRKIGIEGEQRLSGRGVSYCATCDGFFFREREIAVVGGGDSAIEEATFLTKFASKVYVIHRRDELRASKIMQERAFRNDKIEFVWNAEVVDVLGEDAVTGVVLEDTVDGSRRELALQGLFVAIGYDPRTHLVHGKLDLTEAGTVWVDGRSSRTSVPGIFAAGDVVDPTYRQAVTAAGSGTVAALDVEHYLASLGEAGAPDATADPIEDRPGADDEEPLAAAEHSPAVAR comes from the coding sequence GTGCGTCAGGTCATCATCATCGGCTCGGGTCCCGCGGGTTACACGGCGGCGATCTATGCCGCGCGTGCGAACCTCGAACCCCTCGTCGTCGCCAGTTCGGTCGAAGCCGGTGGCGAGCTCATGAACACCACCGAGGTCGAGAACTTCCCCGGGTTCCCGGAAGGCATCCAGGGTCCTGAGCTCATGGCGAAGATGCAGGAGCAGGCGGAGAAGTTCGGCGCCGAGGTGCTGTACGACGACGTCGTCGACCTCGATGTCGCCGGGCGCAGCAAGAAGGTCACGCTCGGCAGCGGAAAGTCCTTCGAGGCAGACTCGATCGTCTTCGCGACCGGCTCCGCCCCGCGCAAGATCGGCATCGAGGGTGAGCAGCGTCTCTCCGGGCGCGGCGTCTCGTACTGCGCGACGTGCGACGGGTTCTTCTTCCGCGAGCGCGAGATCGCGGTCGTGGGAGGCGGTGACTCGGCAATCGAAGAGGCGACGTTCCTGACGAAGTTCGCGTCGAAGGTCTACGTCATCCACCGTCGCGACGAGCTTCGCGCATCCAAGATCATGCAGGAGCGAGCCTTCAGGAACGACAAGATCGAGTTCGTGTGGAACGCCGAGGTTGTCGACGTGCTGGGCGAGGATGCCGTCACCGGCGTCGTGCTCGAGGACACCGTCGACGGCAGCCGCCGCGAGCTCGCGCTCCAGGGCCTGTTCGTCGCAATCGGCTACGACCCCCGCACCCACCTCGTGCACGGCAAGCTCGACCTCACCGAGGCTGGCACCGTCTGGGTCGACGGTCGCTCCTCTCGCACGTCGGTCCCCGGGATCTTCGCCGCCGGTGATGTCGTCGACCCCACCTATCGCCAGGCCGTCACCGCGGCCGGCAGCGGAACGGTCGCCGCCCTCGACGTGGAGCACTACCTCGCATCGCTCGGTGAAGCCGGCGCGCCCGACGCCACGGCCGACCCGATCGAAGACCGCCCGGGCGCGGATGACGAGGAGCCCCTCGCGGCCGCGGAACATTCCCCCGCCGTCGCACGTTGA
- a CDS encoding ParB/RepB/Spo0J family partition protein: MPKRTGLGRGIGALIPTIEATEDRPSDVFFPKSATEDDAPASSTADVVDTADESHELVAVPGARLAHVDPHAVVPNPRQPRTHFDQDDLDELIHSVREFGVLQPVVVRDTGGGSYELIMGERRTRAARAAGLTSIPAIIRETADEHLLRDALLENLHRSELNPLEEASAYQQLLDDFGITQEELATRIGRSRPQISNTIRLLKLPVPVQQRVAAGVLSAGHARAILSLDSPESMQRLSDKIVNEDLSVRAAEAAAKTTDATATKSVKPQAGARKAYLDEVAERLGDRLNTRVKVSLGMRKGQISIDFASIQDLNRILDDLGESGYGAN, translated from the coding sequence ATGCCCAAGCGCACGGGACTCGGACGAGGCATCGGGGCTCTCATCCCCACCATCGAGGCGACGGAGGATCGCCCCTCCGACGTGTTCTTCCCCAAGTCGGCGACAGAGGATGACGCCCCCGCCTCGAGCACGGCCGACGTGGTCGACACAGCGGACGAATCTCACGAACTCGTGGCGGTGCCGGGTGCGCGGCTCGCACACGTGGATCCGCACGCAGTCGTGCCGAATCCGCGCCAGCCCCGCACCCACTTCGATCAGGACGACCTCGACGAACTGATCCACAGCGTTCGGGAATTCGGCGTCCTGCAGCCGGTCGTCGTCCGTGACACCGGGGGCGGAAGCTACGAGCTCATCATGGGTGAGCGCCGCACCCGAGCGGCCCGGGCCGCGGGACTCACCTCGATTCCTGCGATCATCCGGGAGACCGCCGACGAGCACCTGTTGCGGGATGCGCTCCTGGAGAACCTGCACCGGTCGGAGCTCAATCCCCTGGAAGAAGCCTCCGCCTATCAGCAGCTCCTCGACGACTTCGGCATCACCCAGGAGGAGCTCGCCACACGGATCGGTCGTTCCCGTCCGCAGATCAGCAACACGATCCGCCTGCTGAAGCTCCCCGTGCCGGTGCAGCAGCGCGTCGCCGCGGGGGTGCTCAGCGCCGGACATGCTCGCGCGATCCTCTCGCTCGACTCCCCCGAGTCCATGCAGAGGCTCTCCGACAAGATCGTGAACGAAGACCTCTCCGTGCGTGCCGCGGAGGCTGCGGCGAAGACCACGGACGCGACTGCCACCAAGAGCGTCAAGCCGCAGGCCGGTGCCCGCAAGGCCTACCTCGACGAGGTGGCCGAGCGACTGGGTGACCGCCTCAACACGCGCGTCAAAGTCAGCCTTGGTATGCGAAAAGGCCAGATCAGCATCGATTTCGCCAGCATCCAGGACCTGAACCGCATTCTCGATGACCTCGGCGAGAGCGGATACGGCGCGAACTAG
- a CDS encoding tryptophan synthase subunit alpha produces the protein MTHDESTPRRASLELLRAEAADELSVLVDERLHGGEDPWDFMEDLPTVDELVVLTLRAENIAANGGVRPSQARHYRVLRQIALDYPPLTKAVWRLLGEEKHRRWDASAHADAS, from the coding sequence GTGACCCACGACGAGAGCACCCCGCGGCGAGCCAGTCTCGAACTGCTGCGCGCGGAGGCAGCGGACGAGTTGTCCGTGCTCGTCGATGAGCGTCTGCACGGCGGCGAAGACCCGTGGGACTTCATGGAAGACCTCCCGACCGTCGACGAACTCGTCGTGCTCACCTTGCGCGCGGAGAACATCGCCGCGAACGGCGGCGTCCGCCCCTCCCAGGCCCGGCACTACCGGGTGCTGCGGCAGATCGCTCTGGACTACCCGCCGCTGACCAAGGCGGTGTGGCGTCTGCTCGGCGAGGAGAAGCACCGACGGTGGGATGCCTCCGCCCACGCCGACGCATCCTGA
- the rsmG gene encoding 16S rRNA (guanine(527)-N(7))-methyltransferase RsmG → MTELEPEPSAAEPLFGDRIGAARAFTAALAVHGEERGLIGPLELPRLWTRHILNSVVAAPLFSGRVGDVGSGAGLPGVVLAIARPDVKWVLIEPMERRVAWLNEQVAALGLDNVEVVRGRAEEWADGPVLDQVTARAVSAFRTLIPLTAPLVRDGGELILLKGANASNEIAAAEKQIRRFKLRDVRVETVGEGVISEPTRVLRATVSR, encoded by the coding sequence ATGACCGAACTGGAACCCGAACCGTCGGCTGCCGAGCCCTTGTTCGGCGATCGCATCGGCGCCGCCCGCGCCTTCACTGCCGCACTCGCTGTCCACGGCGAGGAGCGAGGGCTCATCGGACCGCTGGAACTGCCGCGCCTGTGGACGCGTCACATCCTGAACAGCGTGGTCGCCGCACCGCTGTTCTCCGGTCGCGTGGGAGACGTGGGCTCCGGGGCAGGCCTGCCCGGAGTTGTACTGGCGATCGCCCGCCCTGACGTGAAATGGGTGCTGATCGAGCCCATGGAGCGTCGCGTCGCGTGGCTGAACGAGCAGGTGGCAGCGCTGGGCCTCGACAACGTCGAGGTCGTTCGTGGTCGTGCGGAGGAGTGGGCGGATGGTCCGGTGCTCGACCAGGTGACGGCCCGCGCCGTGAGCGCCTTCCGTACACTGATCCCTCTCACCGCTCCCCTCGTCCGTGACGGTGGCGAGTTGATTCTGCTCAAGGGCGCGAACGCGTCGAACGAGATTGCGGCGGCTGAGAAGCAGATTCGTCGCTTCAAGCTGCGCGATGTGCGCGTGGAGACGGTGGGCGAGGGTGTCATCTCCGAACCGACGCGTGTGCTTCGCGCCACGGTCTCCCGCTGA